A region of Dioscorea cayenensis subsp. rotundata cultivar TDr96_F1 chromosome 5, TDr96_F1_v2_PseudoChromosome.rev07_lg8_w22 25.fasta, whole genome shotgun sequence DNA encodes the following proteins:
- the LOC120259838 gene encoding uncharacterized protein LOC120259838, protein MMHNKSDSDVTSLAASSPPRSPKRAVYYVQSPSRDSHDEDKSSSMHATPVYNSPMESPSHPSYGRHSRASSSSRFSGTFGRKGSRKRSNEKGWPECKVIEEEGSYDDLDDDKSLSKRFQIAIGLLGFVLLFTVFCLIIWGAARPYKAKVVVKSLSVDDFYAGEGSDNTGVPTKLITSNFSLKITVYNPATMFGIHVTSGPINLIYSEITIATGQLKKYYQPRKSHRSVTVILQGEKVPLYGAGAGLALSSTGGVVPLTLDFDVLSRGNVVGRLVRVKHHKHVSCPVVIESSKVKPIKFSWNACAYESF, encoded by the exons ATGATGCACAATAAGTCTGATTCCGATGTCACTAGTTTAGCAGCTTCATCTCCACCAAGATCTCCCAAAAGGGCTGTGTACTATGTCCAGAGCCCTTCCAGGGACTCCCATGATGAGGACAAGTCATCGTCAATGCACGCTACTCCTGTTTATAATAGTCCCATGGAGTCTCCTTCTCATCCTTCCTATGGCCGCCATTCAAGAGCCTCATCATCCAGTCGGTTCTCTGGTACTTTTGGCCGGAAGGGAAGCAGGAAGAGGTCTAATGAGAAAGGATGGCCTGAGTGTAAAGTCATTGAAGAGGAGGGTTCTTATGATGACCTTGATGATGATAAGAGCTTGTCGAAGCGGTTCCAGATCGCCATTGGGCTTCTCGGCTTTGTTCTGCTCTTCACTGTGTTCTGTCTCATAATATGGGGTGCAGCAAGGCCTTACAAAGCTAAGGTTGTTGTGAAG AGCCTCTCTGTGGATGATTTCTATGCTGGTGAGGGTTCAGATAATACGGGTGTTCCAACCAAGTTGATAACATCAAACTTTTCTCTGAAAATAACTGTATATAATCCTGCTACAATGTTCGGAATTCACGTCACATCCGGCCCCATTAATCTCATTTATTCTGAGATCACGATCGCAACAGGCCAG TTGAAGAAGTACTACCAACCAAGAAAAAGTCATCGATCCGTGACTGTGATCTTGCAAGGAGAGAAGGTTCCTCTATATGGGGCTGGAGCAGGCTTGGCTCTATCAAGCACTGGTGGTGTAGTTCCTTTGACACTAGATTTCGATGTTTTATCGCGAGGTAATGTAGTCGGGAGGCTGGTAAGGGTCAAACACCACAAGCATGTCTCATGCCCAGTTGTGATAGAATCAAGTAAGGTGAAACCCATCAAGTTTTCCTGGAATGCTTGTGCCTATGAATCTTTCTGA
- the LOC120261443 gene encoding dynein light chain 1, cytoplasmic-like — translation MLEGKALIQDTDMPVKMQLQAMSSASQALDLYDVSDCRSIATHIKKEFDMVYGPGWQCVVGSNFGCFFTHCKGTFIYFCLETLNFLIFKGAASV, via the exons ATGTTGGAAGGGAAGGCATTGATCCAGGACACAGACATGCCTGTGAAGATGCAGCTCCAGGCCATGTCCTCAGCTTCTCAAGCTCTGGACCTTTATGATGTCAGTGATTGCAGGAGCATAGCAACTCACATCAAGAAG GAGTTTGACATGGTTTATGGCCCAGGGTGGCAGTGTGTAGTGGGGTCTAACTTTGGTTGCTTTTTCACTCACTGTAAGGGGACCTTCATCTACTTCTGCTTGGAAACCCTAAACTTTCTTATCTTCAAAGGTGCTGCTTCTGTGTAG
- the LOC120260143 gene encoding uncharacterized protein LOC120260143: MATQFSQDYYSYSMRSAVCESKFRESSSSLQMAHEERNTELQLVRVSNDAHRLTEMIDSLFKSSKLDRRVKDVARELLRGAMDLQESLVMLGKLQDASKQLAKTTKKNVAAVDGEREARRSVDGSSSRDCIDELRRVIRDSFQKHNLLSRSPEDERALSSRSMRFNPETELRDEHCERSRDGFGSNKKVKAPNLIAKLMGLEEVPLDETMSSLKPLRTPTFDDHMPKARKEQVMERSPDLQKKTLQDIIEKMQFKGILKNGQAEDFRIEPLAPNSSPLERYRSGRLHYDDEHPAYSYHEAFEATKETKTVAIGSMKIIEKPKVDYAKKFTALDSQKEQAKEEFKTHKKTVDRQKPLLTRRKSAEKEVKVRRPAALFQENTSKQSHMLEKKPSLDKSNLSAQASALQKHKSNNLMKDSTKNSSSRKKKTAEAKSVKTSAINAAIKDSTKSKDDGKVIKPLCETAAISTLVSSDLSATGETKQAEVNQTPCSKEEQKAVGEVLPKIISEERCLALSGEATPWYENKPTVREDLKGILLSSQTFLKDAQKFISPNGHQPIYRRKNIEAAGARDAKLFLDCAIELMARKSHQKELFYHSLDPLLSEISRAFEKLTTYNAIDADATYEDTLYVRLEKDLKCKDILINSMWDVGWSYCVCIEEVQQVVHIVGEFILFWLIEEIAKEILLFSCCS, from the exons ATGGCTACTCAGTTCTCACAAGACTACTACAGTTACAG TATGAGATCAGCTGTCTGTGAATCAAAGTTCAGagaatcatcatcttctttgcaAATGGCTCATGAGGAAAGGAACACTGAGTTGCAGCTTGTTCGGGTTTCGAATGATGCTCATAGGTTGACAGAGATGATTGATTCATTGTTTAAATCTTCGAAGCTTGATAGGCGGGTGAAGGATGTAGCTAGAGAACTTCTTAGAGGTGCGATGGATCTTCAGGAGTCGTTGGTGATGCTTGGGAAGCTCCAAGATGCGTCGAAGCAATTGGCGAAGACAACAAAGAAGAATGTGGCTGCAGTTGATGGTGAAAGAGAAGCACGGCGTTCTGTTGATGGTTCGTCATCGAGGGACTGTATTGACGAGCTCCGAAGAGTAATCAGAGACAGCTTTCAGAAGCATAATCTGTTGTCTAGATCTCCGGAGGATGAAAGAGCTTTGTCAAGCCGATCTATGAGGTTTAATCCTGAAACTGAATTGAGAGATGAGCATTGTGAACGAAGCCGTGATGGATTTGGTTCAAATAAGAAAGTAAAAGCTCCAAATTTAATTGCGAAGCTTATGGGGCTTGAAGAAGTACCTTTGGATGAGACGATGTCGAGCTTAAAGCCTCTGAGAACTCCGACATTTGATGATCATATGCCTAAGGCTAGGAAAGAGCAGGTGATGGAGAGAAGTCCTGATCTGCAGAAAAAAACACTGCAAGACATCATTGAGAAAATGCAATTCAAAGGAATTTTGAAGAATGGGCAAGCTGAAGATTTCAGAATTGAACCATTGGCCCCTAATTCTTCGCCATTGGAACGATACAGAAGTGGCCGCCTTCATTACGACGATGAACACCCTGCCTATAGTTATCATGAAGCCTTTGAAGCCACC AAAGAGACCAAGACTGTTGCAATAGGAAGTATGAAGATTATTGAGAAGCCAAAAGTGGATTATGCCAAAAAGTTTACAGCCTTGGATTCCCAAAAAGAACAAGCAAAAGAAGAATTTAAGACTCACAAAAAGACAGTAGACAGGCAAAAACCATTGCTCACCAGAAGAAAATCAGCGGAGAAGGAAGTGAAGGTCAGAAGGCCGGCGGCTTTGTTTCAAGAAAATACCTCTAAACAGTCACACATGCTTGAGAAGAAACCTTCACTTGATAAGAGCAATCTTTCTGCACAGGCATCTGCTTTGCAGAAACATAAATCCAACAATCTGATGAAAGATTCAACAAAGAACTCTTCGTCAAGAAAAAAGAAGACAGCTGAAGCTAAATCAGTGAAAACATCCGCAATCAATGCTGCAATT AAAGATAGCACAAAGAGTAAAGATGATGGCAAAGTGATCAAACCATTATGTGAAACTGCTGCAATTTCAACATTGGTGAGTAGCGATTTGTCTGCAACTGGTGAAACTAAACAAGCAGAGGTGAACCAAACACCCTGCAGCAAAG AAGAACAGAAAGCAGTCGGTGAAGTTTTGCCAAAGATCATCTCAGAAGAAAGATGCTTAGCATTGTCAGGCGAAGCTACTCCATGGTATGAAAACAAACCAACAGTCAGAGAGGACTTGAAAGGCATTCTTTTGAGCAGCCAAACATTCCTCAAGGATGCACAGAAGTTCATTAGTCCTAATGGACACCAACCAATATACAGAAGGAAAAACATCGAGGCAGCAGGAGCAAGAGACGCTAAGCTTTTCTTGGATTGTGCAATTGAGTTAATGGCACGGAAAAGCCACCAGAAGGAGCTT TTCTATCACTCTCTAGATCCATTGTTGTCAGAGATTAGCAGAGCATTTGAAAAGCTTACAACTTACAATGCAATTGATGCTGATGCAACTTATGAAGATACTCTTTACGTGCGGTTAGAGAAAGAtctcaaatgcaaagacatacTGATAAATTCTATGTGGGATGTTGGCTGGTCTTATTGTGTTTGCATAGAAGAAGTACAGCAAGTGGTCCACATAGTCGGGGAGTTTATCTTGTTCTGGCTTATTGAAGAAATTGCTAAAGAAATACTACTGTTTTCTTGTTGCTCTTAA
- the LOC120262151 gene encoding pentatricopeptide repeat-containing protein At2g13600-like, producing the protein MKASIRRLVSVPKSIHALARADLIKPAIGSLILCRSLGDPVPPDSFVAILKSVSSPKSLMCGKQLHAHMVVTDFNHDTLVQNYLIVMYGKCGSLDDAHSVFRLMSRKNLHSWNTLIDCYCKFGSLSKAQQLFVEMPQRDAVSWNTMISGYDHHGPCEVALEFFVRMRQSECVVDHFGVSSAISACCNLRFMNNGKEIHGLSHKVGLDLHLQVGSALVELYGKCQLIEDAVRVFEGMVFREQFTWNSMLAGYIECSNINEALHFFGVMQGKDVVSWTMLISGCSRHQMNEEAVELFHMMQEAGLWPDQLCFVSALNACVQMLDLEEGLNIHGQILKFGFQADAIIGSVLVALYARCGWFDSAKRVANALDYIDEFSLSVLISEYAKHGRIDCAYELFESSEAKTLPLWNALIGGYADLGLDEEALATFRQMKMDGINGDDFTFGSLILVSENLGSRYGEQIHSQTIKMGVESSVFVSSALIDMYSSSLVCEAAINIFNAIPKTNLVSWNAMISGYALNNMNSEAILTFQLMAVSRIKPDNISFSLILESCSSLFSLPGGMQVHAMAYKLGFESDVVVGSALVDLYGKCGNMHAASRAFSDIHVPTVVSWTALLSGFVRHGMWDAAKEIFKRMPQKNVVSWNTLISGHAKHGSGLEAFELYSQMTELGQFPDYISFISLLTVCGDSLLEEPGKQVHGQIIKTGYYRNAYVSTALNKMYQKLGNSPDKSNLCSSFCFPKFGDIRSVSEADAVSVDSGIA; encoded by the coding sequence ATGAAGGCCTCTATCCGCCGGCTTGTCTCAGTCCCCAAATCCATTCATGCCCTCGCCCGCGCCGACCTTATCAAGCCCGCCATCGGCTCCCTCATCCTCTGTCGGAGCCTTGGTGACCCAGTCCCCCCAGATTCCTTCGTCGCCATCCTCAAATCCGTCTCCTCTCCGAAATCTTTGATGTGCGGTAAACAACTTCATGCTCATATGGTTGTCACGGATTTCAATCACGATACTTTAGTTCAGAACTATTTGATCGTTATGTATGGTAAATGTGGCTCCTTGGATGATGCACATTCGGTTTTTCGGTTGATGAGCAGGAAAAATTTGCATTCTTGGAATACTCTGATTGATTGTTATTGCAAGTTCGGATCTTTGAGTAAGGCACAGCAGTTGTTTGTTGAAATGCCGCAAAGGGATGCAGTTTCATGGAACACGATGATTTCAGGGTATGACCATCATGGACCATGCGAGGTTGCATTGGAATTTTTTGTTCGGATGAGGCAGTCAGAGTGTGTTGTTGATCATTTCGGTGTTTCAAGTGCCATTAGTGCTTGTTGTAATCTTAGGTTTATGAATAATGGGAAAGAAATCCATGGGTTGTCACATAAGGTTGGGCTTGATTTACACCTTCAGGTGGGTAGTGCTCTTGTAGAATTGTATGGTAAgtgtcaattaattgaggatgCTGTGAGGGTTTTTGAAGGGATGGTTTTTAGGGAGCAGTTTACTTGGAATTCAATGCTTGCAGGCTATATTGAGTGCTCAAATATTAACGAAGCACTACACTTTTTTGGTGTAATGCAAGGAAAGGATGTTGTTTCATGGACTATGTTAATTTCTGGCTGCTCGCGACATCAAATGAATGAAGAAGCTGTTGAGTTGTTTCACATGATGCAGGAAGCTGGCTTGTGGCCAGATCAGCTGTGCTTTGTTAGTGCTTTAAATGCATGTGTGCAGATGTTGGATTTGGAAGAAGGGCTTAATATACATGGTCAGATTCTTAAATTTGGGTTTCAGGCTGATGCAATTATTGGGAGTGTTCTTGTGGCATTGTATGCAAGATGTGGGTGGTTTGACAGTGCGAAAAGGGTAGCTAATGCTTTGGATTATATTGATGAATTTTCGTTGAGTGTTTTGATCTCGGAATATGCAAAGCATGGTCGAATAGACTGTGCTTATGAGTTGTTTGAGAGTTCAGAGGCGAAGACTCTCCCCTTGTGGAATGCTCTGATTGGGGGTTATGCTGATCTTGGATTGGATGAAGAGGCATTAGCAACTTTTAGACAAATGAAGATGGATGGTATAAACGGTGATGATTTCACTTTTGGGAGCCTCATTTTAGTTTCTGAAAATTTAGGTAGTAGGTATGGTGAACAAATTCActcacaaacaataaaaatgggGGTTGAATCTTCTGTTTTTGTTAGTAGCGCTCTCATAGACATGTACAGTAGTTCTCTTGTTTGTGAAGCtgctataaatatatttaacgCAATTCCTAAAACAAACCTAGTTTCATGGAATGCCATGATATCTGGGTATGCCTTGAATAACATGAATTCGGAAGCAATACTCACATTTCAGCTGATGGCTGTTTCAAGAATAAAACCAGACAACATTAGTTTTTCTCTTATCCTTGAGTCATGCTCAAGTTTATTTTCTCTTCCTGGGGGGATGCAGGTCCATGCTATGGCATACAAGTTGGGTTTTGAATCTGATGTTGTGGTTGGAAGTGCCCTTGTAGACTTGTATGGGAAATGTGGGAATATGCATGCTGCATCTCGAGCATTCTCTGACATACATGTTCCTACTGTCGTGTCTTGGACTGCTTTACTGAGTGGATTTGTGAGACATGGGATGTGGGATGCAGCCAAGGAGATTTTCAAAAGGATGCCGCAGAAGAATGTTGTTTCATGGAATACACTGATTTCAGGACATGCAAAACATGGTTCTGGATTGGAAGCATTTGAGCTTTACTCCCAAATGACTGAATTAGGTCAATTTCCGGACTATATAAGCTTTATTAGTTTACTGACGGTTTGTGGTGATTCTTTACTAGAAGAACCTGGAAAGCAGGTTCATggtcaaataattaaaactgGTTACTACAGGAATGCATATGTGAGCACTGCCCTAAACAAGATGTATCAGAAACTAGGAAATTCTCCAGATAAATCAAATCTATGTTCCAGCTTCTGTTTTCCGAAATTTGGTGACATTCGAAGTGTGTCTGAAGCAGATGCTGTCTCTGTAGATAGTGGGATTGCATAG